One genomic segment of Labeo rohita strain BAU-BD-2019 chromosome 14, IGBB_LRoh.1.0, whole genome shotgun sequence includes these proteins:
- the LOC127176425 gene encoding ribonuclease inhibitor-like: MKCGVTDEGCAALTSALRSNPSHLRQLNLSWNKLGDSGLTFICSVLEDPHCKLETLWLMKCGVTDEGCAALTSALRSNPSQLRQLDLFGNKLGDSGVKLL, encoded by the exons atgaagtgtggtgtcacagatgaaggttgtgctgctctgacttcagctctgagatcaaacccctcacacctgagacaaCTGAATCTGTCatggaataaactaggagattcAGGCTTGACGTTTATCTGTTCTGTACTGGAGGatcctcactgtaaactggagacaCTGTG gttgatGAAGTGTGgcgtcacagatgaaggttgtgctgctctgacttcagctctgagatcaaacccctcacagcTGAGACAACTGGATCTGTTTGGGAATAAACTAggggattcaggagtgaagttACTCTGA